A window from Micromonospora terminaliae encodes these proteins:
- a CDS encoding ATP/GTP-binding protein, whose translation MASANLPDSPLLTSAKIVIAGGFGVGKTTCVGAISEIPPVNTEAWMTAASETVDRLDPGIDKTTTTVAMDFGRLTIGPDLVLYLFGTPGQPRFWPMWDDLCRGAVGALVLADTRDLAASFPAVNYFEQDSDVPFVVCVNLFDGVLHHPLDDVRAALALPARVPLTACDARDPSSVARALLTVVEHAMSRTPRPTAGALAAR comes from the coding sequence ATGGCCTCCGCAAACTTGCCTGACAGCCCGCTGCTGACCTCGGCGAAGATCGTCATCGCGGGCGGTTTCGGGGTCGGCAAGACCACCTGCGTCGGGGCGATCTCGGAGATCCCGCCGGTCAACACCGAGGCGTGGATGACGGCGGCCAGCGAGACCGTCGACCGGCTCGACCCTGGCATCGACAAGACGACCACGACGGTGGCCATGGACTTCGGCCGGCTCACCATCGGCCCCGACCTGGTGCTCTACCTGTTCGGCACGCCGGGCCAGCCCCGGTTCTGGCCGATGTGGGACGACCTGTGCCGGGGCGCCGTCGGCGCGCTGGTGCTCGCCGACACCCGCGACCTGGCGGCCTCGTTCCCGGCGGTCAACTACTTCGAGCAGGACAGCGACGTGCCGTTCGTCGTCTGCGTGAACCTCTTCGACGGGGTGCTGCACCACCCGCTCGACGACGTCCGCGCCGCGCTCGCGCTGCCGGCCCGCGTACCCCTGACCGCCTGCGACGCCCGCGACCCGTCGTCGGTGGCGCGGGCGTTGCTCACGGTCGTCGAACACGCCATGTCCCGCACCCCCCGGCCCACCGCGGGCGCGCTCGCGGCGCGGTAG
- a CDS encoding nitronate monooxygenase, producing MDGLRELLGVDVPVVAAPMAGGPTTTGLATAVGAAGAFAFLAAGYKTPEAVAGEIAELRAAGRPFGVNVFVPTPVPVTEADFRRYASRIAPEGTAYGLDLAAAARTEDDDHWAAKLDLLRGDPVPVVSFTFGLPPAPVVRDLRRAGSRVLVTVTDPAEAAAAADLGVDGLVAQSGTAGGHLGTFTPDAPPPLRPLPDLLASLAGRTGLPLLGAGGIGGPQDVRAALAAGATGVLVGTLLLRADEAGTGRTHRDALADPGRDRTVVTRAFTGRPARGLHNDFVDRHEAAAPLGYPALHHLTRPLRVAAAQAGDADRLHLWAGTGWRGARDAPVADILTDLTRTL from the coding sequence GTGGACGGGTTGCGGGAACTGCTCGGGGTGGACGTGCCGGTGGTCGCGGCGCCGATGGCCGGCGGGCCGACCACCACGGGGCTGGCGACGGCGGTGGGCGCGGCCGGGGCGTTCGCGTTCCTGGCCGCCGGCTACAAGACGCCGGAGGCGGTCGCGGGGGAGATCGCCGAGCTGCGCGCCGCCGGGCGGCCGTTCGGGGTGAACGTCTTCGTACCCACCCCGGTGCCGGTGACGGAGGCGGACTTCCGCCGCTACGCGAGCCGGATCGCGCCCGAGGGCACGGCCTACGGGCTCGACCTGGCCGCCGCCGCGCGCACCGAGGACGACGACCACTGGGCGGCGAAGCTCGACCTGCTGCGCGGCGACCCCGTGCCGGTCGTCAGCTTCACGTTCGGCCTGCCGCCGGCGCCGGTGGTCCGGGACCTGCGGCGGGCCGGCAGCCGGGTCCTGGTCACGGTGACGGACCCGGCCGAGGCGGCGGCCGCGGCCGACCTCGGGGTCGACGGGCTGGTGGCGCAGAGCGGCACCGCCGGCGGGCACCTGGGCACCTTCACCCCGGACGCCCCGCCGCCGCTGCGCCCGCTGCCCGACCTGCTCGCGTCGCTGGCCGGCCGCACCGGGCTGCCCCTGCTCGGTGCGGGCGGGATCGGCGGTCCCCAGGACGTCCGGGCGGCGCTGGCCGCCGGCGCCACCGGCGTCCTGGTCGGCACGCTGCTGCTGCGCGCCGACGAAGCCGGCACCGGCCGCACCCACCGCGACGCGCTGGCCGACCCGGGCCGGGACCGGACCGTCGTCACCCGCGCCTTCACCGGCCGACCGGCACGCGGGCTGCACAACGACTTCGTCGACCGGCACGAGGCGGCCGCCCCGCTCGGCTACCCGGCGCTGCACCACCTGACCCGGCCGCTGCGCGTCGCCGCCGCCCAGGCGGGCGACGCCGACCGGCTGCACCTGTGGGCGGGCACCGGCTGGCGCGGCGCCCGGGACGCGCCGGTCGCCGACATCCTCACCGACCTGACCCGCACCCTCTGA
- a CDS encoding glutaredoxin domain-containing protein, whose protein sequence is MLRSWWMAGLMLVVGVVAAVRAYHPVVAAVELLVFAVLAALFSPLVFPRSLTAAEARERSARDGRPVVYWRPGCRYCLRLRLRLGRRAGRAHWVNIWRDPDGAAAVRAVTDGDETVPTVVLGDEAVVNPEPAWLRERLRS, encoded by the coding sequence GTGCTGCGTAGTTGGTGGATGGCCGGCCTCATGCTGGTGGTCGGGGTGGTCGCCGCGGTCCGGGCGTACCACCCGGTGGTGGCTGCCGTCGAGCTCCTGGTCTTCGCGGTCCTGGCGGCGCTCTTCTCGCCGCTGGTGTTCCCGCGGTCGCTGACCGCCGCCGAGGCGCGCGAGCGCAGCGCGCGCGACGGGCGGCCGGTGGTCTACTGGCGGCCCGGCTGCCGCTACTGCCTGCGCCTGCGCCTGCGGCTGGGTCGCCGTGCCGGGCGGGCGCACTGGGTGAACATTTGGCGCGACCCGGACGGGGCGGCGGCGGTCCGAGCGGTCACCGACGGCGACGAGACGGTCCCGACCGTGGTGCTGGGCGACGAGGCCGTGGTGAACCCGGAGCCGGCCTGGCTGCGCGAGCGCCTGCGGTCCTGA
- a CDS encoding roadblock/LC7 domain-containing protein yields MTHAYPGSGTSNGLPDCAWLIRQFVEDVPGVNHAMLVSLDGLQLAASRGVGRDLGDQLAALTAGLLSMADRSAALLELGSAEYLTVRLPRGHLLFMRVGDSAGLAVAAAPGCDLRVVSYRMTQFVGAVWHALTPAVRHELHRMTAAQAR; encoded by the coding sequence ATGACCCACGCGTACCCGGGAAGCGGCACGAGCAACGGGCTGCCCGACTGCGCCTGGCTGATCCGGCAGTTCGTCGAGGACGTGCCCGGGGTCAACCACGCGATGCTGGTGTCGCTGGACGGCCTCCAGCTGGCCGCCTCGCGCGGCGTCGGCCGCGACCTGGGCGACCAGCTCGCCGCGCTGACCGCCGGCCTGCTCAGCATGGCCGACCGCAGCGCCGCCCTGCTGGAGCTGGGCTCCGCCGAGTACCTGACCGTCCGGCTGCCCCGCGGGCACCTGCTGTTCATGCGGGTGGGCGACTCGGCCGGCCTGGCCGTGGCCGCCGCGCCCGGCTGCGACCTGCGGGTCGTGTCCTACCGGATGACGCAGTTCGTGGGAGCCGTGTGGCACGCCCTCACGCCGGCCGTGCGGCACGAGCTGCACCGCATGACGGCCGCCCAGGCCCGCTGA
- a CDS encoding styrene monooxygenase/indole monooxygenase family protein, which produces MRRILIVGAGQSGLQLALSLQAEGYDVTVMSARTPDEIRRGWVMSTQAMFGPALATERRYGLDRWQDRAPRIEGLHVSLSAPPGERALRIPCPLDEPAQSTDQRIKMADWLELFEQRGGTVLYQTVTTSDLDGLARLGRYDLTVVAAGKGDLVGVFDRDPARSVYDAPQRGLAVAYVHGMTPDPLLPVPHVSFNAVPGLGELFVIPALTHSGPCEILFWEAVPGGPLDLWTERRDPAEHLKLTLDLVRRYTPWIYERCAEVELTDGRATLSGRYTPTVRHAVAELPSGGLVLGMADVVVANDPITGQGSNTAAKCAYAYLGAILEHGDGPFDRDWMTRTFERFWAGTGEAVTGWTNAMLQPLPPHVQQVLGAAAGNPAVARRFANGFGDPNDFRDWFLTPEAAERYLASVAG; this is translated from the coding sequence ATGCGCAGAATCCTGATCGTCGGGGCCGGACAGTCCGGGCTCCAGCTCGCCCTGAGCCTGCAGGCCGAAGGGTACGACGTCACGGTGATGTCGGCCCGCACGCCCGACGAGATCCGCCGGGGCTGGGTGATGAGCACCCAGGCCATGTTCGGCCCCGCGCTGGCCACCGAGCGCCGGTACGGCCTGGACCGGTGGCAGGACCGGGCGCCCCGGATCGAGGGGCTGCACGTCTCGCTGTCCGCGCCGCCCGGCGAGCGGGCGCTGCGCATCCCCTGCCCCCTGGACGAGCCGGCGCAGAGCACCGACCAGCGGATCAAGATGGCCGACTGGCTGGAACTGTTCGAGCAGCGCGGCGGGACGGTGCTCTACCAGACCGTGACGACCAGCGACCTCGACGGCCTGGCCCGGCTCGGCCGCTACGACCTGACCGTGGTGGCCGCCGGCAAGGGCGATCTGGTCGGCGTCTTCGACCGCGACCCGGCCCGCTCGGTGTACGACGCGCCGCAGCGCGGCCTGGCCGTGGCGTACGTGCACGGGATGACCCCGGACCCGCTGCTGCCCGTGCCGCACGTCAGCTTCAACGCGGTGCCCGGGCTGGGCGAGCTGTTCGTCATCCCCGCCCTGACCCACTCCGGTCCCTGCGAGATCCTGTTCTGGGAGGCGGTGCCCGGTGGGCCCCTGGACCTGTGGACCGAGCGGCGCGACCCGGCCGAGCACCTGAAGCTCACCCTGGACCTGGTCCGCCGCTACACGCCGTGGATCTACGAGCGGTGCGCCGAGGTGGAGCTGACCGACGGGCGCGCCACCCTGTCCGGGCGGTACACCCCGACGGTGCGCCACGCGGTCGCCGAACTGCCCTCGGGCGGGCTGGTGCTGGGCATGGCCGACGTGGTGGTGGCCAACGACCCGATCACCGGCCAGGGCAGCAACACGGCCGCCAAGTGCGCGTACGCGTACCTCGGCGCGATCCTGGAGCACGGCGACGGGCCCTTCGACCGGGACTGGATGACGCGGACCTTCGAGCGCTTCTGGGCCGGGACCGGGGAGGCCGTGACCGGCTGGACGAACGCCATGCTGCAACCGCTGCCGCCGCACGTGCAGCAGGTGCTCGGAGCGGCCGCCGGCAACCCGGCGGTGGCCCGCCGGTTCGCCAACGGGTTCGGCGACCCGAACGACTTCCGGGACTGGTTCCTCACCCCGGAGGCGGCCGAGCGCTACCTGGCCTCGGTCGCCGGCTGA
- a CDS encoding S1 family peptidase — protein MRIRRSRLTPLLAATVGLVAAGAFAVPGAASAAPGFTADQLARADAAVAASGVQGIAWRVDAGSGRVVVTADDSVSAAEVAAVKKSAGTAAGAIRIDRARGTFRPLLSAGNAIYGGGYRCSLGFNVVKSGVYYFLTAGHCGNVAKTWYTDSGLKTLIGPTISSSFPGNDYALVRYDNAALSHPGGYTAANAVVGESVKRTGSTTGTHSGTVTALNVTVRYQGGGTVRGMIQTTVCAEPGDSGGPLYDGTKALGITSGGSGDCRSGGTTFYQPVTEAASAYGVTVY, from the coding sequence GTGAGAATCCGCCGAAGCCGACTCACCCCCCTGCTCGCCGCGACCGTCGGCCTCGTGGCCGCCGGCGCCTTCGCCGTTCCCGGCGCCGCCTCCGCCGCGCCGGGCTTCACCGCCGACCAACTGGCCCGCGCCGACGCCGCCGTCGCGGCCTCCGGCGTGCAGGGCATCGCCTGGCGTGTGGACGCTGGTTCCGGCCGCGTCGTGGTGACCGCGGACGACAGCGTCTCCGCCGCCGAGGTGGCCGCGGTCAAGAAGAGCGCCGGCACCGCGGCGGGCGCCATCCGGATCGACCGGGCCCGGGGCACCTTCCGTCCGCTGCTGTCGGCCGGCAACGCCATCTACGGCGGCGGCTACCGCTGCTCGCTCGGGTTCAACGTGGTGAAGTCCGGGGTCTACTACTTCCTCACTGCCGGGCACTGCGGCAACGTCGCCAAGACCTGGTACACCGACTCGGGGCTCAAGACCCTGATCGGCCCGACCATCAGCTCCAGCTTCCCGGGCAACGACTACGCCCTGGTCCGCTACGACAACGCCGCGCTCAGCCACCCGGGCGGCTACACCGCCGCGAACGCCGTGGTGGGTGAGTCGGTGAAGCGGACCGGGTCGACCACCGGCACCCACAGCGGCACGGTGACCGCGTTGAACGTGACCGTCCGCTACCAGGGCGGCGGCACGGTCCGAGGCATGATCCAGACCACCGTCTGCGCCGAGCCGGGCGACTCGGGCGGCCCGCTCTACGACGGCACCAAGGCGCTGGGCATCACCTCCGGCGGCAGCGGTGACTGCCGCTCCGGCGGCACCACCTTCTACCAGCCGGTCACCGAGGCGGCGAGCGCGTACGGCGTGACTGTCTACTGA
- a CDS encoding DUF742 domain-containing protein: MPLRYWKVRPYVLTAGRTRTRQPLLVHTLVSVPYYDAVFAAGLLPEARSLYENARRAARSVAELSAVCGISLGVTRVVVDDLAATDRLLVHGDHDNVDFRLLERLRDGLRKLA; this comes from the coding sequence ATGCCGCTGAGGTACTGGAAGGTCCGGCCGTACGTGCTGACCGCCGGCCGCACCCGCACCCGGCAACCGCTGCTGGTGCACACCCTGGTGTCGGTGCCCTACTACGACGCCGTGTTCGCCGCCGGGCTGCTGCCCGAGGCCCGTTCCCTGTACGAGAACGCCCGCCGGGCGGCGCGCTCGGTGGCCGAACTCTCCGCGGTGTGCGGGATCTCGCTGGGGGTCACCCGGGTCGTCGTCGACGACCTGGCCGCCACCGACCGGCTGCTGGTCCACGGCGACCACGACAACGTCGACTTCCGCCTCCTGGAGAGACTGCGCGATGGCCTCCGCAAACTTGCCTGA
- a CDS encoding FAD-binding and (Fe-S)-binding domain-containing protein, producing MVELSGDAQAGLEAVVPGGVATRAADRLRLAHDASHYLLHPSAVVTPGDADQVAALLRYSRRSGTPLTFRSGGTSLSGQAVTDRLLVDTRRHFRDLDVLDEGRRVRVQPGVVLRQVNARLAPYGRKLGPDPASESACTVGGVVANNSSGMTCGTEFNTYRTLESLLLVLPSGIVLDTGAPDADARLRAAEPDLHAGLLRLRDRVRGNPDSVRRIRAQYAMKNTMGYGVNAFLDHDEPADLLTRLVVGSEGTLAFVAAATFRTVPVHRHAATGLLVFDTLGAAMAAMPALVAAGPAAVELLDAAALRVAQRDPRADAALRGLAVRDHAALLVEWQESDPEALAERVAAARPVLADLPLTTPARLSGEAAARAALWHIRKGLYAAVAGARPSGTTALLEDVAVPVDALAATCAALADLFDRHRYEESVIFGHAKDGNLHFMLNERFAGGAAPARYADFTEEMVDLVLGHGGTLKAEHGTGRVMAPYVRRQFGDELYAVMREVKTLCDPDGVLNPGVLLSDDPEIHMRHLKTVPTVEEEVDRCVECGYCEPVCPSRDLTTTPRQRIVLRREIAAARAAGDPALAGELERAYDYDAVDTCAVDGMCATACPVLINTGDLVKRLRAGRNGGVAQAGWRGAARRWGATTRGMSRGLDLAGALPPALPEAATRAARAVLGAERVPQWQRDLPRGGHPRRPRPVGEPDAVFVPSCLGTLFAPAQGGSGVAAALLTLADRAGVRLLVPEGIGSMCCGTPWSSKGLTDGYRAVRDRVPPALRAASRDGVLPVVSDAASCTEGFAKLLAEAGDVRVVDAVAYAATELLPRLTVRRRLGSLALHPTCSSTRLGLDDALLAVARAVADEVVVPEGWQCCGFAGDRGLLHPELTASATRAEAAAVAGRSFDGYASVNRTCEIGMARATGQPYRHLLELLADATA from the coding sequence ATGGTGGAGCTGAGCGGCGACGCGCAGGCGGGACTGGAGGCGGTGGTGCCCGGCGGGGTGGCCACCCGGGCGGCGGACCGGCTCCGGCTGGCTCACGACGCGTCGCACTACCTGCTGCACCCGAGCGCCGTGGTCACCCCGGGCGACGCCGACCAGGTCGCCGCCCTGCTGCGGTACAGCCGCCGCTCCGGCACCCCGCTGACCTTCCGCTCCGGCGGGACGAGCCTCAGCGGCCAGGCGGTCACCGACCGGCTGCTCGTGGACACCCGGCGGCACTTCCGCGACCTCGACGTCCTCGACGAGGGCCGGCGGGTGCGGGTCCAGCCCGGGGTGGTGCTGCGGCAGGTCAACGCCCGGCTCGCCCCCTACGGCCGCAAGCTGGGCCCGGACCCGGCCAGCGAGTCCGCCTGCACCGTCGGCGGGGTGGTCGCCAACAACTCGAGCGGGATGACCTGCGGCACCGAGTTCAACACCTACCGCACGCTGGAGTCGCTGCTGCTGGTACTGCCCAGCGGCATCGTGCTCGACACCGGCGCCCCGGACGCCGACGCCCGGCTGCGCGCCGCCGAGCCGGACCTGCACGCCGGCCTGCTGCGGCTGCGCGACCGGGTCCGGGGCAACCCCGACTCGGTGCGCCGCATCCGCGCCCAGTACGCCATGAAGAACACCATGGGGTACGGCGTGAACGCGTTCCTCGACCACGACGAGCCCGCCGACCTGCTGACCCGGCTGGTGGTGGGCAGCGAGGGCACCCTCGCCTTCGTCGCGGCGGCGACGTTCCGCACCGTACCCGTGCACCGGCACGCCGCGACCGGCCTGCTGGTCTTCGACACCCTGGGCGCGGCGATGGCCGCCATGCCGGCGCTGGTGGCCGCCGGGCCGGCGGCGGTCGAGCTGCTCGACGCCGCCGCCCTGCGGGTCGCCCAGCGGGACCCGCGGGCGGACGCCGCGCTGCGCGGCCTGGCCGTCCGCGACCACGCGGCGCTGCTGGTCGAGTGGCAGGAGTCCGACCCGGAGGCGCTGGCCGAGCGCGTCGCGGCCGCCCGGCCGGTGCTGGCCGACCTGCCGCTGACCACCCCGGCCCGGCTCAGCGGCGAGGCCGCCGCCCGCGCCGCGCTGTGGCACATCCGCAAGGGCCTGTACGCCGCCGTGGCCGGCGCCCGCCCGTCCGGCACCACCGCGCTGCTGGAGGACGTCGCCGTCCCGGTCGACGCCCTCGCCGCCACCTGCGCGGCCCTCGCCGACCTCTTCGACCGGCACCGGTACGAGGAGAGCGTCATCTTCGGCCACGCCAAGGACGGCAACCTGCACTTCATGCTCAACGAGCGGTTCGCCGGCGGCGCCGCCCCGGCCCGCTACGCGGACTTCACCGAGGAGATGGTCGACCTGGTGCTCGGCCACGGCGGCACGCTGAAGGCGGAGCACGGCACCGGCCGGGTCATGGCCCCCTACGTGCGCCGCCAGTTCGGCGACGAGCTGTACGCCGTGATGCGCGAGGTCAAGACGCTTTGCGACCCGGACGGCGTGCTCAACCCGGGTGTGCTGCTCAGCGACGACCCCGAGATCCACATGCGGCACCTGAAGACCGTGCCGACCGTGGAGGAGGAGGTCGACCGCTGCGTCGAGTGCGGCTACTGCGAGCCGGTCTGCCCGAGCCGCGACCTCACCACCACCCCCCGGCAGCGGATCGTGCTGCGCCGGGAGATCGCCGCCGCCCGCGCCGCCGGGGACCCGGCCCTCGCCGGGGAACTGGAGCGCGCCTACGACTACGACGCGGTGGACACCTGCGCCGTGGACGGCATGTGCGCCACCGCCTGCCCGGTCCTCATCAACACGGGCGACCTGGTGAAGCGGCTGCGGGCCGGCCGCAACGGCGGGGTCGCGCAGGCCGGCTGGCGGGGCGCCGCGCGCCGCTGGGGCGCCACCACCCGGGGCATGTCCCGTGGGCTGGACCTGGCCGGCGCCCTGCCGCCCGCGCTGCCCGAGGCGGCCACCCGGGCCGCCCGCGCCGTCCTCGGCGCCGAACGGGTCCCGCAGTGGCAGCGGGACCTGCCCCGGGGCGGCCACCCGCGCCGGCCCCGCCCGGTCGGCGAGCCCGACGCCGTCTTCGTCCCGTCCTGCCTCGGCACGCTCTTCGCCCCGGCGCAGGGCGGCTCCGGCGTGGCCGCCGCCCTGCTCACCCTCGCCGACCGGGCCGGCGTACGCCTGCTCGTGCCCGAGGGGATCGGCAGCATGTGCTGTGGCACGCCCTGGTCCTCCAAGGGCCTCACCGACGGCTACCGGGCGGTGCGCGACCGGGTGCCGCCGGCGCTGCGGGCGGCCAGCCGCGACGGCGTCCTGCCCGTGGTCAGCGACGCCGCCTCCTGCACCGAGGGCTTCGCGAAGCTGCTCGCCGAGGCCGGCGACGTGCGGGTGGTCGACGCCGTCGCGTACGCGGCCACCGAGCTGCTGCCCCGGCTCACCGTGCGCCGCCGGCTCGGCTCCCTCGCGCTGCACCCCACCTGCTCGTCGACCCGGCTCGGCCTGGACGACGCGCTGCTCGCCGTGGCCCGCGCCGTCGCCGACGAGGTGGTGGTGCCCGAGGGCTGGCAGTGCTGCGGGTTCGCCGGTGACCGGGGCCTGCTGCATCCGGAGCTGACCGCGTCGGCCACCCGCGCCGAGGCCGCCGCCGTCGCGGGACGTTCCTTCGACGGGTACGCCTCGGTGAACCGCACCTGCGAGATCGGCATGGCCCGGGCCACCGGGCAGCCGTACCGGCACCTGCTCGAACTGCTGGCCGACGCGACCGCCTGA
- a CDS encoding SDR family NAD(P)-dependent oxidoreductase has translation MTTAPLSGRVAVVTGAARGIGRAAAVALAEAGADVAGMDVAGPVSPILDFPPASPDDLAETGRRVTAAGARWSAHQADQRDITAVRAVAAAVEREHGGVDVLFANAGIQAFKPLLEMADADWHDQIDVNLTGTANVLRVFAPLLVRRGGGRIVVTSSTQGQHGTTNGAAYSASKWGLIGLVKSAALELGAHGITVNAVIPGLVDTALTRHQDRYAQALVEAGKTPSGDPAADERSAVEAQRAKTPLGVPWVQPEDVAPLVVFLASDGARMVSGTSFAATAGDSAHVTA, from the coding sequence ATGACCACAGCGCCGCTGTCCGGGCGGGTCGCCGTGGTCACCGGCGCGGCGCGCGGGATCGGCCGGGCCGCCGCTGTGGCGCTCGCCGAGGCCGGCGCGGACGTGGCCGGCATGGACGTGGCCGGGCCGGTGAGCCCGATCCTCGACTTCCCGCCGGCGAGCCCCGACGACCTGGCCGAGACCGGCCGGCGGGTCACCGCGGCCGGGGCGCGCTGGTCCGCGCACCAGGCCGACCAGCGGGACATCACCGCGGTGCGCGCGGTGGCGGCGGCGGTCGAGCGCGAGCACGGCGGCGTCGACGTGCTGTTCGCCAACGCCGGCATCCAGGCGTTCAAGCCCCTGCTGGAGATGGCCGACGCGGACTGGCACGACCAGATCGACGTCAACCTGACCGGCACCGCGAACGTGCTGCGGGTCTTCGCCCCGTTGCTGGTCCGCCGCGGCGGCGGCCGGATCGTGGTGACCTCGTCCACGCAGGGACAGCACGGCACGACGAACGGTGCCGCCTACTCGGCGTCGAAGTGGGGCCTCATCGGGCTGGTCAAGTCGGCGGCGCTGGAACTGGGTGCGCACGGGATCACCGTGAACGCGGTCATCCCCGGCCTGGTCGACACCGCCCTGACCCGGCACCAGGACCGCTACGCGCAGGCCCTCGTCGAGGCCGGGAAGACGCCGTCCGGGGATCCGGCCGCCGACGAGCGGAGCGCGGTCGAGGCGCAGCGGGCGAAGACCCCGTTGGGCGTGCCGTGGGTGCAGCCGGAGGACGTCGCGCCGCTCGTGGTGTTCCTCGCGTCGGACGGCGCCCGGATGGTCAGCGGGACCTCGTTCGCCGCCACGGCGGGCGACAGCGCCCACGTGACCGCCTGA